A genomic segment from Tolypothrix sp. NIES-4075 encodes:
- a CDS encoding helix-turn-helix domain-containing protein, which produces MSRPFNIEIAESEEELKKRLQTANLGSQKEQLQMLWWLKSGQVEEQQELGKRLGRDTSTVTRWLQKYRLGGLSRLLEIKKAPGANRKINDVAIAALKIELETGIGFSSYGAIVEWLKKEHGLDIEYGTVYALVRYRCLCKTKSTTS; this is translated from the coding sequence ATGAGTCGTCCGTTTAATATTGAAATCGCAGAGAGCGAAGAGGAACTAAAAAAACGTTTACAAACAGCCAACTTGGGAAGCCAGAAAGAACAGTTACAGATGTTGTGGTGGCTCAAAAGTGGGCAGGTCGAGGAGCAGCAGGAACTAGGAAAACGCTTGGGTAGAGATACTTCAACGGTGACAAGATGGTTACAGAAATATCGATTGGGTGGGCTTTCTAGGTTATTAGAAATTAAGAAAGCACCTGGTGCCAACCGAAAAATAAATGATGTTGCGATCGCCGCACTCAAAATCGAGTTGGAAACTGGAATTGGGTTTAGTAGTTATGGTGCGATAGTAGAGTGGTTAAAAAAAGAACATGGACTTGATATTGAGTATGGAACGGTTTATGCATTAGTTCGATATCGATGCTTGTGCAAAACTAAAAGTACCACGTCCTAA
- a CDS encoding IS630 family transposase, with protein sequence MAEEKCVHYLCQDETRVGLKTLTGKVITAAGVKPTVSVKWQRDNFWIYGAIAPLTGQHFQHEYPKLNGEYFQQFLDWLSQQLGDDYAILQIDQAPAHISSAIRWPENIIPLLQPPHSPELNPIERLWQFIKKSLKNELFSSLQNLRDRIQEIFDRLTSEQVISVSSYNFILEALFYAASY encoded by the coding sequence TTGGCAGAAGAAAAGTGCGTCCACTACCTATGTCAGGATGAAACTAGGGTTGGGCTTAAAACCTTAACAGGGAAAGTAATTACGGCTGCTGGAGTTAAGCCCACTGTATCTGTTAAATGGCAACGAGATAATTTTTGGATTTATGGTGCGATCGCTCCCTTAACGGGACAACATTTTCAACATGAATATCCCAAACTCAATGGTGAGTATTTTCAACAGTTTTTAGACTGGTTATCTCAGCAATTAGGTGACGACTATGCAATTTTACAGATTGATCAAGCTCCCGCTCATATAAGTTCCGCGATTCGCTGGCCAGAAAATATTATACCTTTGCTTCAACCACCGCATTCTCCGGAACTTAACCCGATTGAAAGGCTTTGGCAGTTCATTAAAAAATCACTGAAAAATGAACTTTTTTCTTCTCTACAAAATTTACGCGATCGCATACAAGAGATATTTGATCGACTTACATCTGAGCAGGTAATTTCTGTCTCCTCTTATAACTTTATTTTAGAAGCTCTTTTCTATGCAGCTTCATATTAA
- a CDS encoding AAA-like domain-containing protein, producing the protein MVIAIDELNQLFAYPDIAREFLLLLRSWSELAQARVADSNPWQKLRLVTVHSTEILMPGSINLSVLNTGLVIDLPEFTSVQVQDLAARWGEEMTVQHIEQLITLLGGHPYRLQLAFYYLQQQTITLEELLENSAFTTAIYADHLEQQWWNLQRYPDLWTVFTQIVRQSSPVDCQAEQGSQLYKMGLVHLHGIMASLACELFRPFFRDRLAQINS; encoded by the coding sequence CTGGTCATTGCTATCGATGAACTCAACCAGCTTTTTGCCTACCCGGACATTGCTCGTGAATTTCTCCTACTTTTGCGAAGTTGGTCTGAGCTAGCTCAAGCAAGGGTAGCAGACAGCAATCCTTGGCAAAAGTTGCGACTGGTGACGGTTCATTCTACTGAAATCCTGATGCCTGGCTCGATCAATCTCTCTGTCTTGAATACTGGGCTGGTTATTGATTTACCTGAGTTTACCTCTGTTCAGGTGCAGGATCTAGCAGCTCGGTGGGGAGAGGAAATGACGGTGCAACACATTGAGCAATTGATTACCCTTTTGGGAGGACATCCCTATCGCTTGCAGTTGGCTTTTTATTACCTACAGCAGCAGACAATAACTTTGGAAGAACTGTTAGAAAATTCTGCGTTCACCACCGCCATCTATGCAGACCACCTAGAACAGCAATGGTGGAACCTGCAACGCTATCCCGATTTATGGACAGTATTTACGCAGATCGTCAGGCAATCAAGTCCTGTAGATTGCCAAGCAGAGCAAGGCTCTCAGTTGTACAAGATGGGGTTGGTGCATTTACATGGTATAATGGCAAGTCTCGCCTGCGAGTTATTTCGTCCGTTTTTCCGCGATCGCCTAGCGCAAATCAACAGTTAG
- a CDS encoding proton extrusion protein PcxA — translation MKISVFSQKIYNFLLAAYRWYLLTAERSLDQAYKAALQIKAIEDEHFNGNKIDFESSKYTSSMMDYFESDLKKQLKIARMRLTEFKASRFFLSESNQKAAMKAGIEYTNPATILEKLRFIDQVIAKYTIFDYETTSEDLVTETKPEIIPLDSAIAPDIAPAPLSAKLSSKAWDKKPRGKANSTGILPRSILSTVTRLQVELDPKSEEDVVKNFRQAQRRTIISVRFFLLLIIVPILTHQLSKTLVVGPIVDNFRSSEQTGIFINYEMEEEALQALEKFEERTKFDILIGRLTPLSPLEMENHVKEKAREIAEEFRAESSSAIKNVFADLCSVVAVIWLLLVSKPSIAVIKDFFDNIVYGLSDSAKAFIIILFTDIFVGFHSPHGWEVLLEGVSRHWGLPGNHDFIFLFIATFPVILDTIFKYWIFRYLNRISPSAVATYRNMNE, via the coding sequence ATGAAAATTTCTGTTTTTAGCCAAAAAATATACAATTTTCTGCTAGCTGCTTACCGATGGTACTTACTGACAGCAGAACGTTCTCTAGATCAAGCTTACAAAGCGGCGTTACAGATTAAGGCTATAGAAGACGAACATTTTAATGGTAATAAAATAGACTTTGAATCATCTAAGTATACCAGCAGCATGATGGATTATTTTGAGTCAGATTTGAAAAAGCAATTAAAAATTGCTCGGATGCGGTTGACAGAGTTTAAAGCTAGCCGTTTTTTTCTCAGTGAATCCAATCAAAAAGCTGCGATGAAAGCAGGGATAGAATATACTAATCCGGCAACAATTTTAGAAAAGCTGAGATTTATTGATCAAGTTATCGCAAAATATACCATTTTTGATTACGAAACAACTTCTGAAGATTTAGTTACCGAAACGAAACCGGAAATTATTCCACTAGATTCAGCGATCGCACCAGACATTGCACCCGCACCATTATCAGCAAAGTTATCAAGTAAAGCTTGGGATAAAAAACCACGAGGTAAGGCAAACTCAACCGGAATATTGCCTCGTTCGATTTTAAGTACCGTCACTCGTTTACAAGTTGAATTAGATCCGAAGTCCGAAGAAGATGTTGTTAAAAACTTTCGTCAGGCTCAAAGAAGAACAATTATATCTGTCAGATTTTTTCTACTATTAATTATAGTGCCAATTCTGACTCATCAGCTATCAAAAACATTAGTTGTCGGACCGATAGTTGATAATTTTAGAAGTTCCGAGCAAACCGGAATCTTCATCAACTATGAAATGGAAGAAGAAGCACTGCAAGCACTAGAAAAATTTGAAGAGAGAACAAAGTTTGACATTCTCATCGGCAGATTAACCCCTCTATCTCCTCTGGAGATGGAAAACCACGTAAAAGAAAAAGCGCGGGAGATTGCCGAAGAATTTCGTGCCGAAAGCTCAAGTGCGATTAAAAATGTTTTTGCTGACCTTTGCTCGGTTGTTGCTGTCATCTGGCTTTTGCTTGTGAGTAAACCCTCCATTGCCGTAATCAAAGATTTCTTCGATAATATAGTATATGGTCTGAGTGATAGTGCCAAAGCATTTATTATCATTTTGTTTACCGATATTTTTGTCGGATTTCACTCACCTCATGGATGGGAAGTGCTTCTAGAGGGTGTATCGCGTCATTGGGGACTACCAGGAAATCACGATTTTATTTTCTTATTTATTGCCACATTTCCAGTAATTTTAGATACCATCTTTAAATATTGGATCTTCCGATACTTAAACCGGATATCGCCTTCAGCAGTAGCAACCTACCGCAATATGAATGAATAG
- the mltA gene encoding murein transglycosylase A, which translates to MKKTLPFIISIPVVLLILLLRMQSFGQRELSPPECQVKKWDLPVSLKSKNQASTVLVERSPVACCQGDTSCLDQVLFTSENTQLPDKKILIQAIDRSLGYLQTSNADAAYKNYQVPGITRDRVSKSLQRFKKLLLLSKSATELHAAIEREFVLYQSIGKDNKGSVLFTAYYEPLYAASRIPTAEYRYPIYKLPPDIESWSKPHPTRAELEGVDGLEASNGKLRDLELFWFRDRLEPYMIQIQGSAKLQLTDGEQTTVGYAGNTAYNYKSIGRELANDQILPLEGMTMPIILDYFHKHPQALNVYIPRDPSFVFFQENYGAAAQGSIQVPLSPERSIATDKSIMPPGALALIRAPFPFVKASGEMEHRVVSRYVLDQDTGGAIKGAGRVDYFLGTGKVAGDRAGVTVSNGQLYYLLLKSKK; encoded by the coding sequence ATGAAAAAGACTCTGCCATTCATCATCAGTATACCCGTGGTTCTATTAATACTTTTATTACGTATGCAAAGTTTTGGGCAACGGGAACTCAGTCCACCAGAATGTCAAGTTAAAAAGTGGGATCTACCAGTGTCGTTGAAAAGCAAAAATCAAGCATCTACAGTACTTGTTGAAAGGTCGCCGGTTGCTTGTTGTCAAGGTGATACCTCTTGTTTGGATCAAGTTTTATTTACAAGTGAAAATACTCAATTACCAGATAAAAAGATACTAATACAAGCTATCGATCGCAGTTTGGGATATTTGCAAACTAGTAATGCTGATGCTGCTTACAAAAACTATCAAGTGCCGGGAATTACACGCGATCGCGTCAGCAAAAGTCTGCAAAGATTCAAGAAACTGCTGCTTCTATCTAAATCTGCCACAGAACTTCATGCAGCTATTGAGCGCGAATTTGTTCTTTATCAGTCAATCGGTAAAGACAACAAAGGTTCCGTTTTGTTTACAGCTTACTATGAGCCACTTTATGCTGCAAGTCGCATTCCTACGGCTGAGTATCGCTATCCGATTTATAAATTGCCTCCTGATATCGAATCTTGGTCTAAACCTCATCCTACACGAGCGGAACTTGAAGGAGTTGATGGTTTGGAAGCATCAAATGGTAAGTTGCGGGATTTAGAGTTGTTTTGGTTTCGCGATCGCTTAGAACCATACATGATTCAAATCCAAGGATCTGCCAAACTTCAGCTGACCGATGGGGAGCAAACCACCGTAGGGTATGCCGGTAATACAGCTTACAACTACAAAAGCATCGGACGAGAATTAGCAAATGATCAAATATTACCCCTAGAGGGGATGACAATGCCGATTATCCTCGACTATTTTCACAAGCATCCACAAGCTTTAAATGTCTATATTCCCCGCGATCCCAGCTTTGTTTTTTTTCAAGAAAATTACGGTGCAGCAGCACAAGGTTCTATCCAAGTGCCACTTTCTCCAGAGCGTTCAATTGCTACAGATAAATCTATCATGCCTCCTGGTGCTTTAGCGTTGATTCGCGCTCCTTTTCCCTTTGTCAAGGCAAGCGGTGAAATGGAGCATCGAGTTGTCAGTCGTTATGTTCTCGATCAAGATACCGGCGGTGCGATTAAAGGTGCGGGAAGGGTGGATTATTTTTTAGGTACTGGGAAAGTGGCAGGCGATCGCGCTGGCGTAACAGTCAGTAATGGACAACTATATTATCTGCTACTTAAGTCCAAGAAATAA
- a CDS encoding PIN domain-containing protein: protein MIRILVDADLILEALINRTEFIGNVRELLDRVHPSIQMYVTDVGWQKIYDYASRFRSTKIAEIVVDWLEDKIQICCVDRTILQQARSSPLRDFESAVELACASYEELDAIVTHKHDDFADASNKFWIWSVADLRLRANLENQLQATRTS from the coding sequence GTGATCAGGATTTTAGTTGATGCTGATTTAATTTTAGAAGCTTTGATTAATCGCACCGAATTTATCGGAAATGTTAGGGAACTATTGGATAGAGTACACCCGTCAATACAAATGTATGTAACAGATGTTGGTTGGCAGAAAATTTACGATTATGCAAGTCGTTTTCGGAGTACTAAAATAGCAGAAATAGTAGTTGATTGGTTAGAAGATAAAATTCAGATTTGCTGTGTTGATCGGACAATTTTACAACAAGCACGCTCCTCACCACTTCGAGATTTTGAATCTGCTGTAGAATTAGCTTGTGCTAGTTATGAAGAATTAGATGCGATCGTTACTCATAAACATGATGATTTTGCCGATGCTTCTAACAAGTTTTGGATTTGGTCAGTGGCAGACTTGCGCTTGCGGGCAAATCTAGAAAATCAATTACAAGCAACTAGAACTAGTTAA